The Sphingomonas sp. So64.6b genome includes a region encoding these proteins:
- a CDS encoding serine hydrolase domain-containing protein — protein MMRKRLALAAMMIAAVAAWPAISQRPVPVAPALPQPAPTAPLEQASTAPQLTATDVAAWLDGFVPTTIRQGKIAGAQIVVVKDGQVLVKKGYGYDDVATRRPMDPDRTLVRIGSTSKLFTWTAVMQLVEQGKIDLNADVNRYLDFRIAPRAGRAVTMNDLMRHRGGFEEGLKDVLESDPKRLQTNEVYLKEHARPRLFPAGAVPAYSNYGTSLAGYIVQRVSGEPFDTYVERHILAPLHMARTTFRQPLPAGLAGDVSKGYRVDNGPPDPFELVTTAPAGSVSATGVDMANFMIAHLQDGRFGAAQILRPETARLMHTPAVPPQPGFDTLAHGFFHGHRNGQLVIGHGGDTVVFHTDMNLLPDSGVGIFVNFNSRGENDAVYGARERLFDLFMDRYFPAAQAKDPPAIASAAGDAQAVAGRYESSRRIESGFLGLFYLLQQDVVTANPDGTISLASIEDRKFREIAPGLWREQGGARQLQVTTIDGRRTIVNSDNPTAVIQAVPFARNALLNQTVAGLSLLILLATLLAWPVRAWLRRSYKLPKTVTGRAALVQTLARAAAAADIVYLLGWYSTLAPILQNQLDVYNSGLDRWVRTMQIAAILPLAGAAIGVWNVWLTFRAGRSWGAKLRAVLLAAALVGILWFAWMGSLISFNLNY, from the coding sequence ATGATGAGGAAGAGGTTGGCGCTTGCCGCCATGATGATCGCCGCGGTCGCCGCGTGGCCCGCGATCTCGCAGCGGCCCGTGCCTGTAGCGCCCGCTTTGCCGCAGCCGGCGCCGACCGCTCCGCTCGAGCAGGCATCGACCGCGCCCCAGCTCACCGCGACCGATGTCGCTGCGTGGCTCGATGGTTTCGTGCCCACCACGATCAGGCAGGGCAAGATCGCCGGTGCGCAGATCGTCGTGGTCAAGGACGGGCAGGTCCTGGTCAAGAAGGGCTATGGCTATGACGATGTCGCGACCCGGCGGCCGATGGATCCCGATCGGACATTGGTGCGCATCGGCTCCACCTCGAAGCTGTTCACCTGGACGGCGGTGATGCAACTCGTCGAACAGGGCAAGATCGATCTCAATGCCGATGTGAACCGCTATCTCGATTTCAGGATCGCGCCGCGTGCCGGACGTGCGGTCACGATGAACGATCTGATGCGACATCGCGGTGGATTCGAGGAAGGGCTGAAGGATGTCCTGGAATCGGACCCGAAGCGCCTCCAGACCAATGAGGTCTATCTCAAGGAGCATGCACGGCCGCGCCTTTTCCCGGCCGGCGCGGTGCCCGCTTATTCCAACTATGGTACGTCGCTCGCCGGTTACATCGTGCAGCGCGTCTCCGGCGAACCGTTCGACACTTATGTCGAACGCCATATCCTCGCGCCCTTGCACATGGCGCGGACGACGTTTCGCCAGCCATTGCCCGCCGGCCTCGCGGGCGATGTGTCCAAGGGGTACAGGGTGGACAACGGGCCACCGGACCCGTTCGAACTCGTCACCACCGCGCCTGCCGGCAGCGTCAGCGCGACCGGCGTGGACATGGCCAATTTCATGATCGCGCACTTGCAGGACGGGCGTTTCGGCGCCGCGCAAATCCTGCGGCCGGAAACCGCCCGGTTGATGCACACGCCGGCGGTTCCGCCGCAGCCTGGCTTCGACACCTTGGCCCATGGCTTCTTCCATGGCCATCGCAACGGGCAATTGGTCATCGGCCATGGTGGCGATACGGTGGTGTTCCATACCGATATGAACCTGCTGCCCGACAGCGGGGTCGGCATCTTCGTCAACTTCAACAGCCGCGGAGAGAATGACGCGGTCTATGGCGCGCGCGAGCGCTTGTTCGACCTGTTCATGGATCGTTATTTTCCGGCGGCACAGGCCAAGGACCCGCCAGCGATCGCCTCGGCGGCGGGGGATGCGCAAGCGGTCGCCGGGCGTTACGAAAGCTCGCGGCGCATCGAATCCGGGTTCCTCGGCCTGTTCTATCTGCTGCAGCAGGATGTGGTGACCGCCAATCCCGACGGCACGATCAGCCTGGCCTCGATCGAGGACCGCAAGTTCCGCGAGATCGCGCCCGGACTGTGGCGTGAGCAAGGGGGCGCGCGGCAGCTTCAGGTGACAACCATCGATGGCCGCCGCACCATCGTCAACAGTGACAATCCGACGGCGGTGATCCAGGCGGTGCCGTTCGCCCGCAATGCGCTGCTCAACCAGACCGTTGCGGGGCTCTCGCTCCTCATACTGCTCGCCACGCTGTTGGCCTGGCCGGTGCGTGCCTGGCTGCGGCGGTCCTATAAATTACCCAAGACGGTCACGGGCCGTGCGGCATTGGTGCAGACGCTGGCGCGCGCCGCCGCGGCTGCCGACATCGTCTATCTGCTGGGCTGGTATTCGACCCTCGCGCCGATCCTGCAGAACCAGCTGGATGTGTACAATAGCGGCCTGGACAGGTGGGTTCGCACGATGCAGATCGCCGCGATCCTGCCTTTGGCAGGGGCTGCGATCGGGGTGTGGAACGTGTGGCTGACCTTCC